Proteins encoded by one window of Panicum virgatum strain AP13 chromosome 7N, P.virgatum_v5, whole genome shotgun sequence:
- the LOC120682783 gene encoding immune-associated nucleotide-binding protein 9-like produces the protein MGGGGDIDCVLRRPCPAGADDVTLVLVGKVGSGKSATANSILGFNAFASEYSYTSVTETCQMRSTTLSFGDAAPPRTVHVIDTPGLYDINVKTEDTHKEIAKCLDMSREGIHAMLMVFSAATRFTPEDADTIKSITMFFGDKIVDHMILVFTYGDQVGEMTWRKMLTDKNARYLQDTIQACRDRVLLFDNKSNDELKLHKQLAELFDAVDSVIARNRGKPFTNQMFAQIQQVYATKEDLRVEAEQMLKSQKEIYDGHIMQIAKMVEEKLNTTIESLQQQLREEQKARQETEEKVREAMQRSEEETQRLREDLEKALQDSDKTRQFYEKFKWMECTIM, from the exons atgggcggcggcggcgacatcgACTGCGTGCTGCGCCGCCCTtgccccgccggcgccgacgatgTCACTCTCGTTCTCGTCGGAAAGGTTGGCTCCGGCAAGAGCGCCACCGCCAATAGCATCCTGGGTTTCAATGCGTTCGCGTCGGAGTACTCCTACACCAGCGTCACCGAGACGTGCCAGATGAGGAGCACGACGCTTAGCTTCGGcgacgcggcgccgccgcgcaccgtcCATGTCATCGACACGCCTG GGCTGTATGACATAAATGTCAAAACCGAAGACACCCATAAGGAGATTGCCAAGTGCCTGGATATGTCCAGGGAGGGCATCCATGCCATGCTCATGGTTTTCTCAGCTGCTACTAGGTTTACGCCTGAAGATGCGGATACAATCAAGTCCATCACAATGTTTTTCGGGGATAAGATTGTTGACCATATGATACTAGTTTTCACATATGGGGATCAGGTAGGTGAGATGACCTGGAGGAAGATGCTAACTGACAAGAACGCAAGATATCTGCAG GACACAATACAGGCATGCAGAGATAGGGTCCTTCTCTTTGACAACAAGTCCAATGATGAGCTGAAACTACACAAACAACTAGCAGAATTGTTCGATGCAGTGGACTCTGTAATAGCACGCAATAGAGGAAAACCCTTCACAAACCAGATGTTCGCTCAGATTCAG CAAGTGTATGCAACAAAAGAAGACCTTCGTGTCGAGGCTGAACAGATGTTGAAATCTCAGAAAGAGATATATGATGGGCATATTATGCAGATTGCAAAGATG GTGGAGGAAAAGCTTAACACTACAATAGAGAGTCTGCAACAACAACTAAGGGAGGAGCAAAAGGCAAGACAGGAAACCGAGGAAAAGGTGAGAGAAGCAATGCAGAGATCAGAGGAGGAGACCCAAAGGCTAAGAGAGGACCTTGAGAAGGCCCTGCAAGACAGTGATAAAACGCGTCAGTTTTATGAGAAGTTCAAATGGATGGAGTGCACCATTATGTGA
- the LOC120681147 gene encoding uncharacterized protein LOC120681147 — MRDYFNENALFGEEDFRRRFRMRKSLFLRIVDDVTRRNKYFKQKRNAAKKLGFTPIHKCLIAMRMLAYGGAADALDDTYKMAETTVLETLMHFVNTVNDVYGEEYLRPPRAHELQVILQQNEARGFPGMIGSIDCMHWEWENCPTTLAGMFKGHKPKPTLILEAVATQDLRIWHAFFGLPGSHNDINVLHRSHVFDDLANGRTPEVEFWVNGNPYTMGYYLTDRIYPYWATLVKTVSAPVTMKHQVFAATQESCRKDVERAFGVLQSKFKIIHNPARLWRQRDLNDIMCACVIIHNMIIEDERNSYLNAADTQGFEGPADPPVLQNRDVPEIDHLIDAYNCIKSKETSRQLQRDLIEHIWSHYGASTGPFAGS, encoded by the exons ATGCGAGATTACTTCAATGAGAATGCATTGTTCGGCGAGGAAGATTTCAGGCGCAG GTTCAGAATGCGGAAGTCTTTGTTTCTACGCATTGTTGATGATGTCACAAGAAGAAACAAGTATTTCAAGCAaaaacgaaatgcagcaaaGAAGTTAGGTTTCACTCCAATTCACAAGTGCTTAATTGCAATGAGAATGTTAGCGTATGGCGGTGCTGCAGATGCATTAGATGACACATACAAAATGGCAGAGACAACTGTTCTCGAGACCCTCATGCACTTTGTCAACACTGTCAATGATGTATATGGTGAAGAGTACTTGAGGCCACCACGTGCTCATGAACTTCAAGTCATTCTACAACAGAATGAGGCCAGAGGTTTCCCAGGCATGATTGGAAGTATAGATTGTATGCATTGGGAATGGGAGAATTGTCCCACAACATTGGCTGGGATGTTCAAGGGTCATAAACCCAAACCTACTCTTATACTTGAGGCAGTAGCAACTCAAGATCTTAGGATTTGGCATGCTTTTTTTGGGCTACCAGGTTCTCACAATGACATCAATGTCTTGCATCGGTCTCATGTGTTTGATGATTTAGCTAATGGTAGGACACCAGAGGTTGAGTTCTGGGTAAATGGCAATCCCTATACCATGGGATACTACTTGACTGATAGAATTTACCCATACTGGGCAACTCTTGTTAAGACTGTGAGTGCTCCGGTGACCATGAAACACCAAGTGTTTGCAGCTACACAAGAGTCATGCAGGAAGGATGTGGAGAGGGCATTTGGAGTACTTCAATCAAAGTTTAAGATCATCCATAACCCTGCTAGGCTATGGAGGCAAAGAGACCTGAATGACattatgtgtgcatgtgttatTATTCACAACATGATCATAGAAGACGAGCGCAACAGTTACCTCAATGCAGCTGACACACAGGGATTTGAAGGGCCAGCAGATCCTCCCGTACTGCAGAACCGAGATGTGCCAGAGATCGATCACCTCATTGATGCATACAACTGCATAAAAAGCAAGGAAACAAGTCGACAACTCCAGCGGGACCTCATAGAACACATATGGAGTCATTATGGTGCATCAACAGGCCCATTTGCAGGAAGTTAG